A region of the Centropristis striata isolate RG_2023a ecotype Rhode Island chromosome 20, C.striata_1.0, whole genome shotgun sequence genome:
GCGATGATAATCGCTGTTACTGAGTTTCCCATCATTAGCTGCGCAAAGCAGCTGCTGAAATGCACCTATTGTTGCGATTTGATATCAACACAGGAACAggaaatgagtgtgtgtgtgtgtgtgtggatgtacaTGTGTGTGCGAGAGAGAGAATTAAATTGGTGTCTAGGGAGAGCATGTACTGGCCTCTGCACTACACTTTTCCATGTCTTTGCTCTtggtttttgtgcctttttaattgCCCTGTTATGTATGCAAATGTTGTTTTGCTACATCCCTCGACAGTTAGGGTCATAAGGTGAGCAAAATAATACCTGCGAGCATTCATACCTGTATTAGTTTTGTGTCACACTGTGATTTTACACATACTTTAACAAAAGGAACATGCTGCAATACTATTAGAGCCCCACCAAATGCTTCAAACCTGACCATTACATTTGATATAGTACAGGATGCTCTTACTGAAACGATACATTGATCAGCCAGCAGTCATAGGCagttacagtagtgttcaatataatagcagtccaatgtgactaaccagattaatccaggtttttagtatatttttattgctacatggcaaacaaggtaccagtaggtgcagtagattctcagaaaaccaacaagacccagcattcgtgatatgcacgctcttaaggctgtgctcTTAAGGCtgtccattttgatggttgtcttccgttttcggccacgtgtctctggttttgctctccattttaaagcattggagatcattttagctgaacagcctataactatttgcacctctttataagttttcccctctccaatcaactttttaatcaaagtacgctgttcttctgaacaatgtcttgaacgacccatttttgtcaggctttcaaagagatgttcaacaagtgctggcttcatccttaaataggggccacctgattcacacctgatttttcacaaaattgatgacctcactgattgaatgcacactgctatattttttaacacacccctttcaactaattgcccaattgcacagccttaagagctgcataagCTCTTATGcagggtcttgttggttttctgagaatctactgcacctactggtaccttgtgccatgtagcaataaaaaatatactaaaaacctggattaatctggtcacattggactgctattatattgaacactactgtatgttcaTTATTATCAGCTCATGTCTGTCAGTGAGGCACACTGAGCACCAGATGGTCGACAACATTGTGTATTGGCATCAGCAGCGTATTAGTGCCGGTAATAGCCAACCAATCAACAGGGTATTGAGTGTTTTCAATTGAGCTGACCGCTCCATCAGATGTGCCCAAAGAGAAAATATTACAGATGGGTTTTATAGAAGGATGCCTTTCATTTGTTGGCGTTCAGCTGTGTGCCTTTAAATTACCTGTCAAATACTGGTTTTGGTGCTGTTGGACAAATGGTTACCTTACTAGTAATCCCTTTATTGTTGAATGTGCTGAACATCTGGATCATCCGGCCAACTTTGccttgtgtgttttcatctgttttttagCTGACTGCTGCTGCATAAGCCTTTTAAATAGAAAACATAGCACACTCAACCAATCTTTATTCAGTTTGTCAGTGGTTATTGAGGACATGAGCTTAGGGCAGTTGGTTTTTACATCGTCATGGTTtttcatcagcagcagcaacagaaaACACCTGATTGctcatctgtgtcttttttattttggtgtgtTCGGAAGGTTTCTGGGGTTTCTCGAGTCAGAGAAGGAGGGGCTGGAATTAAAAGTTGTGTGTACGAATTCTGCCTTTAATTTGAGTGAATTAATTAAGTTATTTGAATGCACCTGTACATTAAAATAGCCACAAACAGCTGCAACAATAACTTGACATTCCtctgaattaatttattaatttcaggGTACAAATTATGAGACTCTGAGAGAAATTACTTAAACTTTCTATGCAGTGATTATAAGCTTTTGATCCCAGGCATGAGTGATTCAGCAGTGGCCGAATgtagctggaaaaaaaaacttcctctGCTTGAATCTAAGGGAATCACACCACCTCTCTTTCCTCTGTATGGTTCCGGCATGGcgcagacacacatacacacatgcacataaacacacacaccatccgCACACTGTCTGCAGTCTTCCAGAGGGTTCACAGGACTTCTAATCTTtcaacaggaagaggaggagttgTGGAAGGACAGGGATCTagccaagacacacacacacggcaaaTACTGTACAGAGTTAGAAATTACTTTCCTGCTGAACCATTAGAGCTGAGTGAAGTGATTGAGTGAATGTACAGGCCATTCACTCAATCCAAGGTCCGTGACAGTAAGCAATTATTGAGTGCGTACGTCTATAAGCATTGGGCAGTTCAACCAAGGAGGGGTCTTCTCAGATTGTGTTAGTTGAATAATCTTTAGGGGTGAAAACAGAACAACCTTTGCACAAGAAAAAGCTACAGAAAAGTCAGGATTTTTGTGACCAAGACTCATAGAAatatctttctttttgttttgtcctATCTTGTAAACATCTTGTTTGTGTAAAGAGGCAAAACTGGGCCCTAAATAGTGATTTGGACAAGATATCCTGATTCTAGTGTATCATGAGTTACCCTGTGATAATAACAGGGATAACAATGAAACTACTCAGTGTTTTGCAGTTTGAACTAGTGAAAAGAAGGCTTTGTTTGCTTGAAATTAATCTGGAACTGGTGTTAACACATTTAAGTCCAGTCCAGTCTAAAGCTGTAAACATAATACATTATGCTGTTTATTTATATGGTACAATGtgtattaaaatacataaacctTCATCTATTGCATCTACAGAGCTGTAgtgcatgcttttatttttatcctcaTGCCAATCTGATTTTCGATGttctatttttgtatttctcaTCTTGTatttctgcatgtgtgtcttGCAGTTGATGGATTGGAGAAATCATCATCACTGGCCAGCTGTGACGTGGTGGTGGACAGCGCCGCCAATACCCAGAATGCCCCTGCATCACGGCAGCAGCGAGGCAAACTGTCATCTATCGGAAAACTGTTCAAACCCTGGaagtggaggaagaagaagaccaGCGACAAGTTCCAGGATCTCTCCAaaggtagtgtgtgtgtgttttaattacattttacaagCAAGTGATGATTTGCTCTCTTCTGTCAATCGCTACACAACATCATGGCTGGCATTTTAGGATTTATGCTGCAGGTTAAGTGTGAACAGGCATGGCGTTGCTCCCAGAGGAGCTTTAAAAGGAAAAGAGTGAACGTTTGTTCTCACTGATTTATCCCTGAAGTGTTGGCTgggcaataaattaaaaaaagcagagaGTCTTTGTCTTTATGGCTGCTAGGTAAAACCTTCCTCcattatgtaaaatgtattaaaatgtttgaacccagttatttaatttatttggaaGTGACAAAGAGGGACATTAAAATCTAAATGTGATTGTTTTGGAGCAGGGGTTTtgtatatatcacaatatagcacgatttaaaaataaacagtatatgaaataaccacatctcaaagcttatttttgtttttttcttcttctatggtTTGAACAGCTTCATGATCAGAACCTAAAGCAGCAtccaaattatataaatattgtcTGTAGCACAGATGGTTTTTAACATCGCAATAGaaatgatataaaataatataaatgaaagacacttttatataatttttaagaCTGATTTCTTATGATCCCATTTTCAAGAGGTGTTGGTAAGAAAAATCGCAGTTTCTTTGCAGCGGGAATCAGGATGGCAGAATTGACTTAGTTCCTCATCTGTGTCAGGATATGTGGTGCTGTCACGTGCAGTGGCGATTTAGCAATCAGAAGAGGAACGCAGCTGTTGTGCAATGCTTTTGTAGAATTCTGTTTGAATTGGCTGCTGCAGCTAAAAGGCCTTCATCCTGTTAATGTTTCAGTTCTAGAGAGAAAAATCTCCACCAGACAAACGAGGGAGGAGCTCATCAAGAAAGGAGTTCTCATCCCTGACCAAGGTTTGTCTGATCATTCATTCACCTTCGTCAATTCATTTATTTCCACTTATCCAAGGTTCAAGGTTcagctttattgtcattaaacaACACAGGAGTGCACAATAAATCTTTAGTGTCAGTTCTGATCTAAATTCTTACCAGACTAAGCAGTCAAGTCACCTTCACATTCCTACTTTAAAACCTGCCGTAGTCAATGCTCGGTAAGATATATACGACCCCTATTGTGGAACAGCGTTAAACAGCACTCAGATCAGTCTCTGTCAGTGTTTAAACAACAGCTTAAAGCATGCTTCTAGACAATCCAAAAACTTGTATTAGTTTATTCTAATGATTATTTAGGTTCATATAACTATGACATCTGTGCAAGTAAAACTGTCATCTactaagtttattttatttgactgtTCAGAACAAAAATAGGGGAAAGCCCATTAGTCTTTTGGCCTCCCTTGCATATTCtattttctatgtatttatatttatgttgtcTTACTTGTTTTGTCTCTTGTAGAGGAAACGATCAGCAGTGAAAATCTGAATGGCCATGCCACACCAAGTGTGACATCAGAGGAGGTTAAAGTTGACATTGAGTCTCCAGAAACGGCGCAGGGGGAACAGGCCACGGCACCCGCTAGCACTGAGGACAAATCAGGTAACTGCTGAACAAGTCACTCTGTCAAACATGCTGTTAATTTGGGTTTATTAGAGTCCTAAGCTTTTGGATCTCTGGACTAGTTGTGGCTTTAGACTTGGGGAAAATCATTTTTCATGAGTATATTAAAACCTTCAACAAGAATTCAGTTTTTCAGGCTCCACAGGTTTTTATATCTTCTTTCCAGCCGCTCTGGGCCATGAGTTTCAATATTACACATGCCCCAGGCACAGCGTTTAACTGGAAATCCACAAAACCAGCctgaaagtaaataaaatctaaaaggTTGCATAAGAATCTTAGGAGCAGAGCCATATATGGTCATCAGACCCTGGCCCAGTTGGACGCTACACTATGATTGGCCTATGATTGAGGGGCGGGACTTAGCTAAGGCTCAGTTGCGGCTGTTGGAGTAATGGTACAATTATTGCAGGGATACAACTTTGTGCATAAATTATACAAGATAAAAGGCACCTCAGAGATATTGATATTTCCACAATGTTTGTTGAATGAAGACATTGTCGTATCTacacagagaaggaaaaaaatcaatataaagAATTACAAAGAGGCTCTTTCTCTCCAGTAATATCAAAGGTCATGGAAATATGTTACGCCTCAAGCataagaaaagtttttttctccAGGTTTACAGATTTTCTCTGGGACATGGAGACGTTCTGTATGTGGTCAGTAGAAAACAAAGCTTGTCTTATGTGCTAgaactaattgttgcagctttttttagATGTTGTTTCCTCTAGGTCGAAGAATGCATTTGTATCAGCTTCAGTTTTCTGACATTAAATCCTCTGTGGGATCTCTGACAGGGTCTAATGTGTTCAAATAGATATTCCCATTATATCAGCCTGCAGCAGGCATTCACAGTCTGAAGAGCAGGAGCCCTCTCCTAATGCCTCCCTCTCCCTCAGGAGACACGCCACTGTTCTTCTGTCTGATGCAGCTTAAGTGTTGTGCTGTTCTCATCTCAACCCTGTTAGCATTGAACTCGGAGccatttgtttgttcattggtcAATAGTCAGACAGGCCCAGGCAACAAACACTGCAAGTACAGTAACAGAACACGCATGCCTTCACAGTGAAGGTTGCGGAAGGTCAAAGGGATAGTTGGGTTTATTGTGGTGGGGTTGCATACATTGCATCCATATTCAGTGTACTGCCTTCAGTAGATGGTGTTTGGCACACTACATAGGTTAGAGATGCATACAGGAGTACCACCACAGGACCTGAGtgatgtactgctgtggacggtggaagcagtaaaatatattttagtcacCTAAAAAGGCCATCTGTTTTTGACAAGGAACTGAAGGCATTAATTCAATCAGCACTTGCTTAaagagccaccagactcctttgaaaaCAACAGTAATTTTAACCTTGCAGTACACTGGAGTTGTTGGCTGACCGCTGCCTCAATTGTTATTGTtcgactttggtgaatccaaagTAATGCTTTGAAACACCAAAGAAACAGAATAACGCAAACAAAACAGATGGAGGtagtggtagaccagcaactcccatgtttttatgaggtaaaattactgtttttgtcaatggagtctggtggctttgatgagagCAACGACAGCTTCAGTTCTCCTCTCATAAACTTTCATAAACATAGGGCTGCCTGACAACAGggtaaaatggtgaaaatattttaaatatagtgtacactacattacttagcttctgtgtcagtaCTCTTGCCTGCTACTCGAAACTGCGGCCGCACCGaatgccatctactgtaggtaatacactgacgtatggataaatacctcagATAGCGCAGATGCAAAACTTCCAAACTATCCGTTTAATATACACATTTAGTCTCTTTTTATATCTCAAGCTATATACATCCTTCATTTTGATACAGTCCCTTATAGAAGCTGCCCAAGACTTTTCAAATTAAACATCATCTCACATCATCATCTTTGTCCAACTCACCTTTTTTCTTTCAGCGTCTATTTCTTTGCTTATCTGCATGTCCTTCTGTTTGCACTGATGTGCATCTTAATATCTTGCTTTCAATCCCTGTTTTAACCTCTAAATACCTTCCTGCTTCCAATGATCTGCTCAGAGAGGTCCGAAACTAAGTCCCTCGCCCGGGGAAAGCAGGTGCGACCTCGAGACGCACAAgctaaaaaacagcaaagtgcCACTCTGCCCGCCTCTTCCAAAGCGGCTAGTAACGCTGCAGCTACAACCAAGCACAGAGACGGTGCATCGGGGACTAAAAAGACTGCTAAAACCACAGGCAAGACAGGCTCATCCACTCAAGCTAAAGCTAACCTGCGAAGCACTAACAACACTAGTCGAGGGATTGGTAAGTCTGGCTATTTGGGACTGAAGCCAGTTTGCCTGTCAGTGTTTTTGCCTGCGTTCCTCCCTGCATGGAAAAAGTGCTTGTTTCACTGTTGGAAAGGAATGAAAACCCACTATCTGCACCAGTTATTCTAGTTTTAAAATTgtcattaattatttattttcttttgtttttgattttattggatgaacagatacagatactGACGTATCTGTACGATGTGGAAGAATTTAGTTTTAGCCTTAATTGttgttaattataataactCTTGTCTGCACCTGTTAGCCACTGCGTCATGTACTCTCCCCTGTGTATACGAAGTGTTAGTCACGTCAAGAAATAGTATTCCCCTGTCTTTCTCTGATGATAGTGTCCTTTCTTAGTTGGAAGGGATTTCCAGTGAAGTGAGTAACCATAGAGTTTGATATCTGTTTCTGAGAAAGAAGaagtgaaaatgtatttgtttgagCTCTGTAAATACCCTGTAcaactgtgtgaatgtgtgtatgagCACGAGTGTGACTGAAGTCAGTATAGTATGGCCTTTATAAAATGAGCGCCGACAAGCTTGTATGATTTTGATTGATGGCATGATTGTAAGGCATGATCATCACCCGTAATCCCTGCATAGATTGTACTTCTGCGATTTACAGCATGGTGGAACTGAGCAGCACCGAGCCCAGAACAGTATCCTGCATGTGATGTCCATGTCTTTTCTGGAGGCCTCTGTGCatttaattttgatttattgGGGAAGTGGGACAAAAGTTGTTTCAGTAGTGtgttattaacattttaagtaCATTCCTTCCCTCAGGCTGCTTTACACACAAAGACGCTTCACAAACATTTAAAGGACTACTTCACTACTTCTATATCTGTCCAAGTTTTAATGACGTAGCTAGAAATGCTTATTCTATTACTTAAATGGCTGCCAGCATGTTCTAATTTACAAATTAATTTTGGAAtgtttgtacagtatattgaagataagaaacaaaatgattggCTTATTAGTTGAACAGCCAGCCACAAAGTAATGCACATTTTCAATTATTTACAAGAATATTTACAATTTCCTGGCATTTTATAGCCTAAACCATCAACAgattaatttgaaaaataatatgtaatattgGATAAAGTAATGAAAAAACCCTATTGTACATACTATAATTAagcagtttttttctgctgcagcaTAGATATCTGCTCTTATAACCACTTGGCCTGTGTTCTTCTTTGAGTAAAAatctgaaacaaaataaaaaatgtttagtatttatgtagcatttatatatatacagaagtGAGTTCACACctacaaacagtttttttatgtaAGCTGCATGTCTGTGGGAGGAAACTGGAGCACCTGGAAGACCGAAAAAGTCTAATTTATCTCTTCTCTGCTTCTCTTACTCCTGCTTCTCTTCAGTCAAATCCTCCCAGCCAAAGAAGACAGgattaacaacaaaaaccacccccgcctccacctccacctccacccctcGTTCTCGTGTGTCTAAGGACTCCGCAGCACAGACTGAGGGGACCGATTCAAGGACCAACCGGAAATCAAACACTCCCAACTCTTCCTCCGTACCTCAAAAGACCCCCGCAGAGACTCCTAGCCAGCCTGGGGAGTTAAAATCCTCGCCCCTTTCCTCAGATACCAAAACTGTCTCATCTAAAGCTTCAGGCAATGAACCAGAAGGAACTTCTCAACATGCTCTAGAGCCTAAATCTACTCCCAATGCCTCTGCTGTGGGCAAGGAGGCCCACAAGGGTCCTGAACCCTCTGTCCTGTCCCCTCACATCAACACTGATACAGAGGACACTTCCTTCACAGAGGGAGAGACTGGCAGCAGCTCTCAGGGGGGGAAACGGGGGAGAacgggaggggagggaggagaaggagagaaggcAGGAGAAACAGAATCTACCAGGGAGAACAGCCCGAGGTAAATGTCTAGTATGATCATTACAGCGGGTAAAATGTACATGTCTCTTCTCATACTGCTAGAGTACATTACAAACAGTTGTCTTACTGTAATCACTTAGATACGTGCTGACAGAATGACTGATATtgaaatatgtatatgtatcaTTTTCCTTTGACTTCAGTCCTAATCATCACAAacaaatattcatttattttcaatattttgacCCTTATAATGGTTTAACTACCTAATCCACAACTTGAATTATGTTCTAGATACTAAATTCTAAATGTCCCTGATTAACACAACATTgactttgatgcattttttaaattcagtgtcaGGTTAAGAAGAGAAAAAGTTTGTTGTTACACAGTTGTTACCTGTAGAAGACAATAATGTCCCCCTCCGCAAAGTGCTATAAACATACTAAATATTGATAATATGTTCCACTTTAAGGGAGTTACCTTTTTTAACTGACATCAGTTCTGAAAGGTTGATATaagaaaatgtatgattttatgCTGTGgtggttttaatgggtttcGATTGGGGAAAAAATTGTCCTTAAGGGTCAGAGTGTCTCTAATTTGGATATATAGTTTATTATAGACTATAGGAGCTGAGGTTGAACTCACCATTGCTAAAATGTATGCCATATATGCAGCCAGAATGACTGAAGAAAACTCAAAATTAAAGCCAAAAATAAGTTCTTACCACTGGTGAGGCACAAGGATTAATTCAGTGTGTGCAATgaagtaaattattattattatatatttgttggaGACAGTTTTACAGGTACCAGGAATTCTCCAATTTCACAAATACGTGAGCTCACACCATCTTTCCTGTTTCCTGCAGGTCTGGGGAAGGCCAAGCTGAAAGGTCACAGGGCCTCAGTGTGAACACGGAGCATGCCGAGGTGACGGTGATCCCTGACAGGCCGAGAGACAGCCAAACAAGCGACTCTGACTCAGACGGACCAATCCTGTACCGCGATGAGACggaagatgaagaggaagacGAGTACACAACCAGTATGGCATTAGTTTTATTAAACATCACACATTAATGGAGATCCACATGATCTGCACCTACACCTGCAGAAATCATACAAACAACCCATAGTGACATTGAGGGTGTCATGATAGTTGATATTTAGCATGCCAGATCCAGAAATTTCCCAACACATCTTTAGCTAAGGCTAACCTGGATTGTCAGTGGACGTAAACATGGCGTCATTACTGTGGCGACATCTCAGTTGGccgtgcatgttttttttaaggcctgTGACTAATTCTTCCTGCTGCGTGTCTGTTCCAGGCGCTCTGGCCATTAAGATCCGCCGACGAGACACCCTGAACATCAAGCTGGGGAACCGACCCAGCAAGAGAGAACTGGAGGAGAAAAACATTCTGCCGCGCAGCTCCGAGACGGAGAGACATGAGCTCCGCCAGCAGATAGGCAGCAAACTagtcaggtacacacacacacacacacacgcacgctcaGCATGCTGTGAAAATGTAGCTAGGTGTGAATTTTCATAGTAGAATTGGCTGAGCTGTAGGTAATAAAAGAAACTGTTAATTGTTTTTTCGTGTTGTTGTGGGCGGTGTACTGATACAAATGATGCACAGTAAAAATCTGTGCTGAAGTTCAGTTTGGCCTTTTTTTCTACCAGATgaggcagaaaaacaacaacaaaaaggtgTCAAATAAAAAGGCTGTGTGAAGTTGTTTCTCTGAAGTCAGTCTGAAGTTTAAATCATATCTTATCTGCTCCTTGTAGAAAAGTATGTGAACAAAGATTTCTGCTTTCAGGCGCCTGAGCCAAAGACCCACCACAGAGGAGCTGGAACAGAGAAACATCCTTAAGCGTAAGTCTCTGAAATGCACTATTAAGGCTGAGGCATGAGATGATGCACAATTATCATGATATTTACAAGCTGAAATAGTAACATCACATGTTTTATAGCTATGGTAATATTATGACAAATCGATATGGTGGCAGGGGAATGTGTGTGCAGTTGCGGCATCGAACAAACTTCAAATGTAAAGCATGCTGGCAGTGCTGCACGACTTTCTCTGATACATAGTGTAATTGTGTTCACATGCCAGTGAAATATTTAGTAACACCAGGTAGAGATAAGCACTGATTTAATATGCAACATTGGTCTTGTCGCTGAAGCTTGAAATTAGCGAGCGGCATCCCGTGATAGAATTTACTCCGAAAATTGCTTCTGTAGTTTCCTGCAGTACGACTTCACATTTCAAAGATCTATTGGGTAATTATAGTTGATAAAACTAGGAAAAAGTGTTAATTTTGTTAACGAAATCtatgatgaaatataaaaatagtaaataagaAGAAGACCAGActgaaatatactaaaaacgTTTAAACTCCCaccttgtctctgtctctctcacacaaacacagtcctGACAATTGTGCTTAAAGTTTGTGGTTCAGCTTTGGGTGGAAGCTGCACCAAGAATCAAGAATCAATTCAACCGAACTAAataaggcaggtgtgaaaacacCTGCAAATAGAGGGTGAACAGAGGAAGAGCAGCCGTGggcagtatgaaaaaaaaaaaaaaatgagcattaCAGGTCTACTCTAAATAGATTGTCTAATAGTCAATAAAACGTGTGTGTCAGGCAGTACTTAAATCACCCTGCTGGCTTGTGGCTCGCTTTCTCTGCCAGTTTTGTATTTCTGAGACCTTAAAGAAGCAATTAcgctttgtgttttatattttgacagtcaTTTTGCTAATGGCTTTACTGAACTGGTTTAGACCGATTTTCTCCTACTAAAGACTGAGTAAATATGCTTAATGCTAAGCAGAAAAACCAGCCCACAATCACCAGTTTTGTATCCAGTGAATACAGCACAGGAAATTAAAATTCAAACCAAGGTATCTTTAAATACATAGAGGAACAACTATGACACATTTCAAATTGAATTGTAACATAACCCCACAGtataatatcacaatataaaaatgtatttccaaaCAAGGTTTCTTATAGTTAATCATCTTGTGTTATCCATTAATGGACACTTACACTTCTATGAAGAAActaaacatattaaacatactgtaCTTGAAAGACTGCATCACAGATTTAACACCATTATTCATTCTGTCTCTAGAGCAACTTAAAGGACATGATTTCCCCTTTCGCTCTTATTTTTGTGAAGGCAATCACACCGCTCCACCGCCGTGGACACGCTTTAATATGGCAAATCGCATCTTGCAGTTATAAGTAGAAGCAGAAGCTCGCTGCAGACACAGTAGGTGTGAAATGACTCTGTCGGTTTCTCTGCATGCAGAAAAGAATGAAGCAGAGGAGCAAGAAGCCAAGCAAGAGATTAAAAGGAGACTCTCCAGAAAGGTACAGTAAACACCaaccacacacaaacataagagagaacagagagggCACAGTGAGTCTATATTTAGCTGCTAATATGTTTTGCTCCACCTTATGAGTCACATTAGAAGACAGAAAAGATGCTATGTGCGGATAGATCAGGCCATCTAGTGGACACAGATGGAACAAACACTTGTTGTTTAGCCGAGAAGATTTCTGTCTCTCACGCTTGTCATTATAGATACCTTTTGCTTCATGGataactttaaataataataataaaataaacaagcatATAGGCATACGCAGTATGTCAGACTTAAAACTAGAaggaaaaaatattgtgatgttggtttatattctttatttcccTCTTCTTTCTGTGCTTGTGTAGCTGAGTGTGAGGCCTACAGTGGCAGAGCTCGTCGCCCGCAGGATCCTGCGTTTTAATGAGTATGTGGAGGTAACGGACGCCAAGGATTATGACCGGCGGGCGGACAAACCCTGGACACGGCTTACTCCAGCTGACAAGGTGCTACATTTAATTCATCACaatggaaaatattttaaaatctttttagtGTTGActacttttttccccattaaCCTGTTAAAAGCTTATATTACATACCcagtacattttttaacactttcAGCACACTTCAAATCAGCAAAGGTACCAGGATACCTGAATATTTCACCTATATATGATTGTTGGATAGGTAATTCCAAAACCTTGAGCATTAATATGATGCTATAACAGCCTCCTCTCTGTTGTCGAGGCTTTC
Encoded here:
- the phactr2 gene encoding phosphatase and actin regulator 2 isoform X2, with the protein product MGQTAVSAVSQPASVDGLEKSSSLASCDVVVDSAANTQNAPASRQQRGKLSSIGKLFKPWKWRKKKTSDKFQDLSKVLERKISTRQTREELIKKGVLIPDQEETISSENLNGHATPSVTSEEVKVDIESPETAQGEQATAPASTEDKSVKSSQPKKTGLTTKTTPASTSTSTPRSRVSKDSAAQTEGTDSRTNRKSNTPNSSSVPQKTPAETPSQPGELKSSPLSSDTKTVSSKASGNEPEGTSQHALEPKSTPNASAVGKEAHKGPEPSVLSPHINTDTEDTSFTEGETGSSSQGGKRGRTGGEGGEGEKAGETESTRENSPRSGEGQAERSQGLSVNTEHAEVTVIPDRPRDSQTSDSDSDGPILYRDETEDEEEDEYTTSALAIKIRRRDTLNIKLGNRPSKRELEEKNILPRSSETERHELRQQIGSKLVRRLSQRPTTEELEQRNILKQKNEAEEQEAKQEIKRRLSRKLSVRPTVAELVARRILRFNEYVEVTDAKDYDRRADKPWTRLTPADKAAIRKELNEFKSREMEVHEDSKQFTRFHRP
- the phactr2 gene encoding phosphatase and actin regulator 2 isoform X1, with protein sequence MGQTAVSAVSQPASVDGLEKSSSLASCDVVVDSAANTQNAPASRQQRGKLSSIGKLFKPWKWRKKKTSDKFQDLSKVLERKISTRQTREELIKKGVLIPDQEETISSENLNGHATPSVTSEEVKVDIESPETAQGEQATAPASTEDKSERSETKSLARGKQVRPRDAQAKKQQSATLPASSKAASNAAATTKHRDGASGTKKTAKTTGKTGSSTQAKANLRSTNNTSRGIVKSSQPKKTGLTTKTTPASTSTSTPRSRVSKDSAAQTEGTDSRTNRKSNTPNSSSVPQKTPAETPSQPGELKSSPLSSDTKTVSSKASGNEPEGTSQHALEPKSTPNASAVGKEAHKGPEPSVLSPHINTDTEDTSFTEGETGSSSQGGKRGRTGGEGGEGEKAGETESTRENSPRSGEGQAERSQGLSVNTEHAEVTVIPDRPRDSQTSDSDSDGPILYRDETEDEEEDEYTTSALAIKIRRRDTLNIKLGNRPSKRELEEKNILPRSSETERHELRQQIGSKLVRRLSQRPTTEELEQRNILKQKNEAEEQEAKQEIKRRLSRKLSVRPTVAELVARRILRFNEYVEVTDAKDYDRRADKPWTRLTPADKAAIRKELNEFKSREMEVHEDSKQFTRFHRP